A single region of the Yersinia entomophaga genome encodes:
- a CDS encoding YegP family protein: MAIGYYELKKAKNGQYYFNLKAGNNEVILSSEMYASKASAENGIASVQSNSPLEAQYELKHNVKNEPYFVLKAKNHQVIGVSESYSSEAAAKNGIASVTKNGPTTTIKDLTL; this comes from the coding sequence ATGGCCATCGGCTACTATGAGCTTAAAAAAGCGAAGAACGGTCAATATTATTTCAATCTGAAAGCCGGCAATAATGAAGTTATTCTCTCCAGCGAGATGTACGCCAGTAAAGCATCCGCTGAAAATGGTATCGCATCAGTCCAAAGCAATTCTCCCCTGGAAGCTCAATACGAATTAAAGCACAACGTTAAAAATGAACCTTACTTTGTGCTGAAAGCCAAGAATCATCAAGTTATCGGCGTCAGCGAATCTTATAGTTCTGAAGCCGCAGCTAAAAATGGCATTGCCTCTGTAACGAAAAACGGCCCCACCACCACCATTAAAGACCTGACGCTGTAG
- a CDS encoding MFS transporter → MSPETLTPLRSTSVRWQLWIVAFGFFMQALDTTIVNTALPSMAASLGENPLRMQSVVVSYVLTVAVMLPASGWLADRVGVKWVFFSAIILFTIGSLMCARSASLNELVFSRVIQGIGGAMMVPVGRLTVMKIVPREQYMAAMAFVTLPGQVGPLMGPALGGFLVEYASWHWIFLINLPVGLIGAIATLMLMPNYTMQTRRFDISGFLMLAVGMATLTLALDGHKGLGLHPAAIVGLIICGLLALLGYGWHAKGNPSALFSLRLFKNKVYTLGLIGSMTGRIGSGMLPFMTPIFLQIGLGFTPFHAGLMMIPMIIGSMGIKRIIVQVVNRFGYRQVLVSATLLLAVVSLSFPLVALMGWLWLLPVVLFFQGMLNALRFSTMNTLTLKDLPDRLASSGNSLLSMVMQLAMSMGVSIAGIVLGMFAHNQVVTNSPATHSAFLYSYLCMAIVIALPALIFAKVPQDIRKNRTLDTTGQK, encoded by the coding sequence ATGTCCCCAGAAACGCTAACGCCGCTTCGGTCCACGTCGGTTCGCTGGCAGTTGTGGATCGTCGCCTTTGGCTTTTTCATGCAGGCGCTGGATACCACTATCGTCAACACTGCGTTGCCGTCAATGGCCGCCAGTCTGGGGGAAAACCCGCTGCGTATGCAGTCGGTGGTTGTTTCTTATGTGCTGACCGTGGCAGTTATGCTCCCTGCCAGCGGCTGGCTGGCGGATCGAGTTGGCGTGAAGTGGGTGTTTTTCTCCGCGATTATCCTGTTCACCATTGGCTCACTGATGTGCGCTCGATCCGCGTCCCTGAATGAGCTAGTTTTCTCCCGCGTCATTCAAGGTATCGGCGGCGCGATGATGGTGCCAGTTGGTCGTTTAACCGTGATGAAAATCGTTCCACGCGAACAATATATGGCGGCGATGGCCTTTGTGACTCTGCCTGGACAGGTTGGCCCGCTGATGGGGCCAGCGCTCGGCGGTTTTCTGGTGGAGTACGCCAGTTGGCATTGGATTTTCCTGATTAATTTGCCGGTTGGATTGATAGGCGCCATTGCCACTCTGATGTTAATGCCTAATTACACCATGCAAACTCGCCGGTTTGATATCAGCGGTTTTTTGATGTTGGCAGTCGGTATGGCTACGTTGACACTGGCGCTCGACGGCCATAAAGGACTTGGCCTGCACCCCGCCGCCATTGTTGGATTAATTATTTGCGGGCTGCTGGCGCTGCTGGGCTATGGGTGGCACGCCAAAGGTAATCCTTCAGCCCTATTCTCGCTGCGATTGTTCAAGAATAAAGTTTACACTTTAGGGCTAATTGGCAGTATGACGGGGCGTATCGGCAGTGGAATGCTGCCTTTTATGACGCCGATTTTCCTACAGATTGGTCTGGGTTTTACTCCGTTCCACGCTGGTCTGATGATGATTCCCATGATTATTGGTAGCATGGGAATTAAACGAATTATCGTGCAAGTGGTTAACCGCTTCGGCTATCGTCAGGTATTGGTCAGTGCCACTCTGCTACTGGCGGTGGTTAGCCTGAGCTTCCCGTTAGTCGCTCTGATGGGCTGGCTATGGCTGCTGCCAGTGGTTTTATTCTTTCAGGGAATGCTCAACGCTTTGCGGTTTTCTACTATGAATACGCTAACCCTGAAAGACTTGCCCGACAGGCTGGCAAGCAGTGGAAACAGTCTGTTATCCATGGTCATGCAGTTGGCTATGAGTATGGGCGTTAGCATCGCCGGGATCGTTCTCGGTATGTTTGCCCACAATCAGGTCGTCACTAACTCACCGGCGACCCACAGCGCCTTCCTTTACAGCTATCTCTGCATGGCGATTGTCATTGCCTTACCGGCGTTAATCTTTGCCAAAGTACCGCAGGATATTCGTAAAAACCGCACTCTGGATACAACAGGCCAGAAATGA
- the yegS gene encoding lipid kinase YegS, whose amino-acid sequence MTQTPPSLLILNGKEGGNPEVRNAVKNVRDEGLTLHVRTTWEQGDAARYVNEAIALGVDTVIAGGGDGTINEVAAALAALPPGHTLPSLGILPLGTANDFATACSIPLQIDNALQLAIKGRAVPIDIAKVNDDRYFINMATGGFGARITTETPAMLKSALGGASYFVHGLMRMDTLKADQCEIRGPDFHWSGEALVIGIGNGKQAGGGQELCPNALINDGLLQLRLLTATELLPALLTSLFSGEENKNVIDATLPWLEISAPHDIRFNLDGEPLSGSQFRIEVMPAALLCRLPPNCALLG is encoded by the coding sequence ATGACTCAAACGCCACCCAGCCTTCTTATTCTCAACGGTAAAGAAGGCGGAAATCCAGAAGTGCGTAATGCAGTAAAAAACGTGCGAGATGAGGGATTAACCCTACATGTGCGTACCACCTGGGAACAGGGAGATGCCGCCCGTTATGTTAACGAGGCTATCGCACTGGGGGTCGATACCGTGATTGCCGGCGGTGGAGATGGCACCATCAATGAAGTCGCGGCAGCGTTAGCGGCTTTACCACCTGGCCATACGCTTCCCAGCCTGGGCATTTTGCCTCTCGGTACGGCTAACGACTTCGCCACCGCCTGTAGTATTCCTCTGCAAATCGATAATGCCTTGCAGCTGGCGATAAAAGGCCGCGCCGTTCCTATTGATATCGCTAAAGTTAATGACGACCGTTATTTTATCAATATGGCAACCGGGGGATTTGGCGCACGCATTACTACCGAAACGCCTGCGATGCTGAAATCGGCGTTGGGCGGTGCCTCATACTTTGTCCACGGTTTAATGCGTATGGACACATTAAAAGCCGATCAATGCGAGATCCGCGGCCCGGATTTTCATTGGTCTGGTGAAGCGCTGGTGATCGGAATTGGGAACGGTAAGCAGGCCGGAGGCGGGCAAGAACTTTGTCCGAACGCATTGATTAATGACGGCTTACTACAGCTGCGACTGCTTACGGCCACCGAACTTCTGCCCGCACTGCTGACCAGCCTGTTCAGCGGCGAAGAAAACAAAAATGTCATCGACGCCACGCTACCCTGGCTGGAAATCAGCGCACCCCATGACATCAGATTCAATCTGGATGGCGAACCCCTGTCTGGTAGCCAGTTCCGAATTGAAGTGATGCCTGCGGCACTCTTATGTCGTCTACCGCCAAACTGCGCATTATTAGGCTGA
- the yegD gene encoding molecular chaperone — MFIGFDYGTANCSVAIMRDDAPELLVLENNDVYLPSMLCAPTREAVSECLHRHWQVPTGSDENQQLLRRAIAFNREEDIPVNADSLHFGLSALAQYIEDPEEVYFVKSPKSFLGATGLKPQQIALFEDLVCAMMFHIKRQAESAVQTEISQTVIGRPVNFQGSGGEDANRQAEGILLRAAQRAGFRDIAFQFEPVAAGLDFEATLTEEKTVLVVDIGGGTTDCSVLLMGPNWQGMADRQQSLLGHSGCRVGGNDLDIMLAFKQLMPLFGMGSETEKGIAMPSLPYWNAVATNDVPAQSDFYSTANGRFLRDLIRDAANPQQVEMLLKVYQQRLSYRLVRAAEESKIALSQHEQIATALDFVKPELGQMISQQQLADAITQPLQRIQEQVNLALSTSNVKPDVIYLTGGSARSPLLRSALQQQLPGIPLVGGNDFGSVTAGLARWAQTLYR, encoded by the coding sequence ATGTTCATTGGTTTTGACTACGGCACGGCGAACTGTTCTGTGGCCATAATGCGGGACGATGCTCCCGAACTGCTGGTATTGGAAAATAACGACGTTTATTTGCCTTCCATGTTATGCGCGCCCACGCGAGAGGCGGTAAGTGAATGCCTGCATCGTCACTGGCAGGTGCCCACCGGCAGCGATGAAAACCAACAGTTGTTACGGCGGGCCATCGCTTTTAACCGTGAAGAAGATATTCCAGTCAATGCGGACAGCCTGCATTTTGGCCTGTCGGCGCTGGCTCAATACATCGAAGATCCGGAAGAAGTTTACTTCGTTAAATCCCCCAAATCCTTCCTCGGGGCGACCGGTTTAAAACCTCAGCAAATCGCCCTGTTTGAAGATCTGGTCTGCGCCATGATGTTCCACATCAAACGTCAGGCGGAATCTGCCGTACAAACCGAAATCAGCCAGACCGTCATTGGCCGTCCAGTTAACTTCCAGGGCTCTGGCGGCGAAGACGCTAACCGTCAGGCCGAAGGCATTTTACTGCGCGCCGCACAGCGTGCCGGTTTCCGCGATATCGCTTTCCAATTTGAACCGGTGGCCGCCGGTCTGGACTTTGAGGCGACGCTGACCGAAGAAAAAACCGTGCTGGTCGTCGATATCGGCGGCGGAACCACCGACTGTTCGGTGTTACTGATGGGACCAAACTGGCAGGGCATGGCGGATCGTCAGCAAAGCCTGCTGGGTCACAGCGGCTGTCGAGTTGGTGGTAACGATCTGGACATCATGCTGGCGTTTAAACAGTTAATGCCGCTGTTTGGTATGGGTAGCGAAACCGAAAAAGGCATCGCAATGCCTTCATTGCCTTACTGGAATGCGGTAGCCACCAACGATGTTCCGGCGCAGAGCGATTTCTACAGCACGGCCAACGGCCGTTTCCTGCGTGATTTGATTCGCGATGCGGCTAACCCGCAACAGGTAGAAATGCTGTTGAAAGTCTACCAACAGCGTTTGAGTTACCGTTTGGTAAGAGCGGCAGAAGAGAGCAAAATTGCGCTGTCTCAGCACGAGCAGATCGCCACGGCGCTGGACTTCGTCAAACCTGAGTTGGGGCAAATGATCAGTCAGCAGCAATTGGCCGATGCCATCACTCAGCCGTTGCAACGCATTCAGGAACAAGTCAACCTGGCGCTGTCCACCAGCAACGTCAAGCCAGACGTGATCTACCTGACCGGCGGCAGCGCCCGTTCACCACTGTTACGCAGCGCACTACAGCAACAGTTACCGGGCATTCCGCTGGTTGGGGGCAATGATTTTGGCTCCGTTACCGCTGGTCTGGCACGCTGGGCGCAAACGCTGTATCGTTAA
- the baeR gene encoding two-component system response regulator BaeR — MNEAIFAPGQHGPVLIVEDEPKLGQLLVDYLQAAGYQTRWVTNGAEVVASVRQAPPAIILLDLMLPGSDGISICREIRRFSDVPIVMVTAKTEEIDRLLGLEIGADDYICKPYSPREVVARVKTILRRCYSPREMPSDMAPLQIDESRFHASYQGHTLDLTPAEFRLLKILAMQPGHVFSREQLLNNLYDDYRVVTDRTIDSHIKNLRRKLESFDEEKPFIRAVYGMGYRWEAEMGRLL; from the coding sequence ATGAATGAAGCTATTTTCGCCCCAGGCCAACATGGCCCGGTACTGATCGTTGAAGACGAGCCTAAGCTTGGGCAACTGTTGGTGGATTATCTACAGGCCGCGGGTTACCAGACCCGATGGGTGACCAATGGTGCTGAAGTCGTCGCCTCGGTACGGCAAGCTCCGCCAGCGATTATCCTGTTGGATTTGATGCTGCCCGGCAGCGACGGTATCAGTATCTGTCGCGAAATACGTCGTTTTTCCGATGTACCTATCGTGATGGTCACAGCGAAAACTGAGGAAATCGATCGTTTACTCGGGCTGGAAATCGGCGCTGACGATTATATCTGCAAGCCGTATAGCCCGCGTGAAGTGGTGGCTCGGGTGAAAACTATTTTGCGCCGCTGCTATAGCCCGCGAGAAATGCCCAGTGACATGGCACCGCTACAAATTGATGAGTCACGCTTCCACGCCAGCTATCAGGGTCACACCCTGGATCTCACTCCAGCAGAGTTTCGTTTACTCAAGATTCTGGCAATGCAGCCGGGGCACGTATTTTCCCGTGAACAACTGCTGAATAATCTGTATGACGACTACCGGGTCGTGACCGATCGTACCATCGACAGTCATATTAAAAATCTGCGACGAAAACTGGAGTCCTTCGATGAAGAAAAGCCCTTTATCCGCGCAGTATATGGAATGGGCTACCGCTGGGAGGCTGAAATGGGTCGTTTGCTCTAA
- the baeS gene encoding two-component system sensor histidine kinase BaeS, with the protein MRIGITSKLFMAIFATCMLVLITMHWGMRASFERGFIDYIKHSNEQRIAMLGDALEEQYKHYGNWNFLRNNDRVVYQIMRSFEQNSDNSHNLPPRGWRTQFWVVDSHFKLLVGHTGAVPKEGSRLPIKYDDQIVGWVIATPSEKLTRDADINFDLQQRRTSWMIVALSTLLAAAVTWLLSRGMLAPVKRLVEGTHRLAAGDFSTRVAVSSRDELGRLAQDFNQLASSLEKNEQMRRDFMADVSHELRTPLAVLRGELEALQDGVRQPTPESLSSLQAEVAMLTKLVNDLHQLSMSDRGALAYRKTQLDLVHLLQVALASFRSRIEEKRLTVTTHLPGQAMIFGDPDRLTQLFHNLMENSLLYTNNGGQLNISMSLDDNALTLCWQDSKPGISDEQLQRIFERFYRAETSRNRASGGSGLGLAICHNIVEAHGGKIAAEHSLLGGVLIKVDFPLSHSPGK; encoded by the coding sequence ATGAGAATTGGCATTACCAGTAAGTTATTTATGGCGATTTTCGCCACCTGTATGTTGGTGTTAATCACCATGCATTGGGGAATGCGTGCTAGCTTTGAGCGCGGTTTTATCGATTATATCAAGCACAGCAATGAGCAACGTATCGCCATGCTGGGTGACGCATTGGAAGAACAATACAAGCACTACGGCAATTGGAATTTCCTGCGTAATAACGATCGTGTGGTGTATCAAATCATGCGATCCTTCGAGCAAAACAGCGATAATAGCCATAATCTTCCGCCACGCGGCTGGCGCACCCAGTTTTGGGTAGTAGACAGTCACTTTAAGCTGTTGGTTGGCCACACCGGAGCAGTGCCTAAAGAGGGTTCACGCCTCCCCATAAAATATGACGATCAGATCGTCGGCTGGGTGATCGCCACCCCCTCGGAAAAACTCACTCGCGATGCCGATATCAATTTTGACCTGCAACAACGCCGTACCAGTTGGATGATTGTCGCCCTCTCCACTTTGCTAGCCGCCGCCGTAACCTGGCTACTTTCGCGGGGGATGCTGGCTCCGGTAAAACGTTTGGTGGAAGGCACCCATCGACTGGCTGCCGGGGATTTCAGCACCAGAGTAGCCGTCAGTAGCCGCGATGAACTGGGAAGACTGGCACAAGATTTCAATCAGTTAGCCAGCTCGCTGGAAAAAAATGAGCAAATGCGCCGCGACTTTATGGCCGACGTCTCTCACGAATTACGGACGCCGTTGGCCGTGCTACGCGGCGAGCTGGAAGCCTTACAGGACGGCGTTCGCCAACCTACGCCGGAATCACTCAGTTCCTTGCAAGCCGAAGTGGCGATGTTAACCAAACTAGTCAACGATTTGCATCAGCTTTCCATGTCCGATCGCGGGGCACTGGCTTACCGTAAAACTCAGCTGGATTTGGTGCATTTATTGCAGGTAGCGCTCGCCAGTTTCCGAAGTCGCATCGAGGAAAAACGGCTGACGGTAACAACTCACTTACCCGGACAGGCCATGATATTCGGCGACCCGGATCGCCTCACCCAGCTATTCCATAATCTGATGGAAAACAGCCTGCTCTATACCAACAACGGTGGGCAACTGAATATCAGCATGAGTCTCGATGACAATGCCCTCACGCTGTGCTGGCAAGACAGCAAACCCGGTATCAGCGACGAACAGCTACAGCGGATCTTTGAACGCTTTTATCGCGCGGAAACCTCACGTAACCGAGCGAGTGGCGGATCGGGGCTGGGTCTGGCCATTTGTCATAATATCGTCGAAGCCCACGGCGGAAAAATCGCCGCCGAACATTCACTTTTGGGCGGCGTATTGATTAAGGTAGACTTTCCGTTGTCACATTCACCAGGAAAATAA
- a CDS encoding recombinase family protein, which yields MLVGYARVSADDEKLNLQRDFLNQVGCERLFEDHFNGAKVERPGLQQALNFVRAGDTLVVWRLDRLSRSLKDLIGMMALLETKGIALKSIEDGIDTSTSSGELIFRLFGALAKFERNVIKERNQAGLRAARARGRNGGRPKALSQDKQDLAVKLYDEKNYTVAQICQMMGISKPTLYKYLGAARGGRTE from the coding sequence ATGTTGGTTGGATATGCCCGTGTCTCTGCGGATGATGAAAAATTGAATTTACAACGCGATTTTTTAAATCAGGTAGGGTGCGAAAGGTTATTTGAAGACCATTTCAACGGAGCAAAAGTGGAACGGCCCGGTTTACAACAAGCACTAAACTTTGTTCGTGCTGGCGATACACTCGTAGTGTGGCGATTAGATCGTCTGAGTCGTTCACTTAAAGATCTGATTGGAATGATGGCATTATTGGAAACAAAAGGCATCGCGCTAAAAAGTATTGAAGATGGTATTGATACCTCGACCAGCTCGGGGGAGCTTATTTTTCGACTTTTTGGCGCTCTGGCTAAATTTGAACGTAATGTGATCAAGGAAAGGAATCAGGCAGGATTAAGGGCTGCGCGCGCCCGGGGCCGTAATGGCGGCAGACCAAAAGCGCTGAGTCAGGATAAACAGGATTTGGCGGTAAAACTTTATGATGAGAAAAATTATACCGTGGCGCAGATTTGCCAGATGATGGGGATCTCTAAGCCTACGCTGTATAAATATCTTGGTGCCGCCAGAGGTGGCCGCACGGAATAG
- the yegQ gene encoding tRNA 5-hydroxyuridine modification protein YegQ, which yields MRYAFAYGADAVYAGQPRYSLRVRNNEFNHENLALGIQEAHALGKRFYVVVNIAPHNSKLKTFLRDLKPVIDMGPDALIMSDPGLIMMVREAFPQMDIHLSVQANAVNWATVKFWQQMGLTRVILSRELSLEEIAEIREQVPEMELEVFVHGALCMAYSGRCLLSGYINKRDPNQGTCTNACRWEYKVEEGKQDDIGNIVHIHQPIPVKNVEPTLGIGAPTDKVFMIEEAMRPGEYMTASEDEHGTYIMNSKDLRAIQHVERLTQLGVHSLKIEGRTKSFYYCARTAQVYRRAIDDAVAGKPFDPSLLTTLEGLAHRGYTEGFLRRHVHEDQQTYDYGYSVSERQQFVGEFTGDRRDGLAEVVVKNKFSVGDSVELMTPTGNIQFTLESMLDKKGQAAEVAPGNGHIMYLPIPEEIDVEYALLIRNLDGTNTRNPHEKQ from the coding sequence ATGCGCTACGCTTTCGCTTACGGTGCCGATGCCGTGTATGCCGGTCAACCTCGCTACAGCCTACGCGTTCGCAATAATGAATTTAATCATGAAAATCTGGCTTTAGGGATTCAGGAAGCCCATGCTTTAGGCAAGCGCTTCTACGTTGTGGTGAATATCGCCCCACATAACTCAAAGCTAAAAACCTTCCTACGCGACCTGAAACCAGTGATCGATATGGGGCCGGACGCGCTGATTATGTCCGATCCCGGCCTGATCATGATGGTGCGCGAAGCTTTCCCACAGATGGATATTCATCTGTCGGTGCAGGCCAACGCAGTTAACTGGGCGACGGTGAAATTCTGGCAGCAAATGGGGCTGACTCGGGTGATTTTATCCCGCGAGCTATCTCTGGAAGAAATTGCTGAAATCCGCGAACAAGTGCCAGAAATGGAGCTGGAAGTCTTCGTCCATGGCGCACTGTGCATGGCCTATTCCGGCCGTTGCCTGCTCTCCGGCTATATCAATAAGCGTGATCCGAATCAGGGCACCTGTACCAATGCGTGTCGCTGGGAATATAAAGTTGAAGAAGGCAAACAGGACGATATCGGCAATATCGTGCATATTCACCAGCCAATTCCGGTGAAAAATGTCGAACCAACGCTGGGTATCGGCGCACCGACCGATAAAGTCTTTATGATTGAGGAAGCCATGCGTCCGGGGGAATACATGACCGCCTCAGAAGATGAGCACGGCACCTATATCATGAATTCCAAAGACTTACGGGCAATCCAGCACGTAGAGCGTTTGACTCAGCTTGGCGTTCACTCGTTGAAAATTGAAGGCCGTACCAAGTCCTTCTACTATTGCGCTCGCACCGCTCAGGTTTACCGCCGCGCTATCGATGATGCAGTTGCCGGAAAACCTTTCGATCCTTCGCTGCTCACCACGCTAGAAGGCTTGGCACACCGCGGTTATACCGAAGGATTCCTGCGTCGCCACGTCCATGAAGACCAACAAACCTATGACTACGGCTACTCAGTTTCCGAGCGGCAGCAGTTTGTTGGAGAATTTACCGGCGACCGGCGGGATGGGCTGGCGGAAGTGGTGGTTAAAAATAAATTCTCCGTCGGAGATAGCGTCGAATTAATGACCCCAACCGGCAATATTCAGTTTACGCTGGAAAGCATGCTGGATAAAAAAGGCCAGGCTGCTGAGGTTGCTCCGGGAAATGGACATATCATGTATTTGCCCATTCCCGAAGAAATCGATGTGGAATATGCACTGCTAATCCGTAATCTGGATGGAACTAATACGCGTAATCCGCATGAAAAACAGTAG